CCGGGCTGGGGGGCAAATTTGAACTTCGCCCACCGGTGGGCCAGGATCATACGTTGCGACTTGGCATTGATTATCGCCATGCGGATGGGGAGCTTCAGGAAGAAGCCTACAGCGCGTTCACTGGCGCATTGCGTGAGCGCCGCAGGGCGGGCGGGACCAACACAAACCTTGGGCTGTTTGTTGAAGATGATTGGCAGATTGATTCACTCACGCTGACCGGCGGGCTGCGCGCTGATCGTACCCGGATCAGCGGCGGTTTCTATCGCGCTGTTGATGCCAGCGGAGCATTGGTCAGCGAAACAATTGCGGATGACCGAAGTGATTGGGCGTTGTCCTGGCGCGCAGGAGCGGCATATGAAGTCAGCGATGCTCTGACGGTACGCGCGGCAGCATATACCGGCATGCGTTTGCCGACACTCAACGAGTTGTACCGACCTTTCGTGGTCTTCCCAGTGGTGACTCAGGCCAACGCGGCATTGGAGAATGAGCGGCTGAGAGGGTTCGAGGCGGGCTTCGACCTCTCGGCCACAGAAGACTTTCGCGTGTCTGTGACCGCATTCGACAATCGGGTGAAGAACGCAATCGCCAATGTCACTTTGGAGCCCAATTTGCGGCAGCGGCAAAATCTGCCTGCGATTGACGCGCAAGGTGTCGAAACCGTTATCAAGGCGCGGATCGGAGAATTCAGTTTCGATGGATCGCTAGCATACACCGACGCGACCATCGATGGAAAAGCAACTTCGTTGGCCCTTGATGGTAATCGTCCGCCGCAAACACCCCGTTGGGCCGCTTCAGCTACTTTGGGCTGGGCGCCGAGCCCGGATTGGGACCTTGCTTTAATACTGCGCCATGTGAGTACGCAGTTCGAATCCGATCTGGAAACTGATCCCCTTGAATCAGCGACGACCCTTGGAGCGTTTGCTCAGATTCCGCTTGGAGATGGCTTCAATTTCGTATTGAGGGGTGAGAATCTGACAGAGGAGCGGATCGTGACCCGGAATTCTGGTGGTGCGATTGATTTGGGCGTCCCGCGAACTGTTTGGGCAGGTTTCCGTTACGGATTCTGATATGTAGGCACCCAATATGCAGACGGGTGGATGCGACGCGATGTTGCATTTTTGCATCTCTGCTGCAGTCCATAACTACGCGCCTGCGCGCTACTCTTGTTATATGATTCAACTGATTGGTATTCTCCCCGCACAATAATAAGGTTCTTTGGGAGAGGAGACCTATGTCACGTAAACTAACCGCGCTCGCTGCGGGCCTGTTGGCTACAACCTTCATGGCCGCACCTGCTTACGCCCAGAATGCTGATGCACGCGCGCAGGCCGATGATACCATTGATGATAACGTCATCATCGTGACGGCAACACGCCGGGCCGAAGATGTTCAGGATATTCCGATCGCCGTTACCGCGGTCAGCCCAGCACAGCTTGAGAAGCAGGGCGTGGTGAACGTCCAAGAGATCACGCAAGTCTCCCCAAGTTTCTCGACTTCGCAAGCGCAGAACTCGTCCGGTACGGTAGTGCTTCGTATTCGCGGTGTGGGTACAACTTCTAACAACATCGGTTTCGAAAGCGCCGTCGGCGTATTTATTGATGGGGCATATCAGTCGCGAGCTGGCATCGCTCTGAGCGAATTTGTTGACGTAGAGCGCGTCGAGGTGCTGCGTGGTCCGCAGGGAACTTTGTTTGGTCGCAATACGTCCGCAGGTGCATTGAAT
The Altererythrobacter ishigakiensis genome window above contains:
- a CDS encoding TonB-dependent receptor — translated: MATPLAAQEAETTAEDGTIVVIGEGLETAPSVVAYSSTEIEREAIISAPSGRIEDALANVAGFQQFRRSDSRSSNPSAQGVTLRALGGNATSRALVLLDGVPIADPFFGYIPLSSVNTDQLSRIRVTRGGGSGPFGAGALAGTIELESADANTLGGFRGSVLGNNRGETEATASLAKNLGSGFGVVSGRWDRGKGFFTTPADQRVPASARAAFDSWSLAVRGAAPLSDTVELQVRGAAFRDERTLRFEGADSSSEGQDASIRIVGRGDWQFDALAYLQARNFSNVVISSTRFVRVLDQRNTPSTGLGGKFELRPPVGQDHTLRLGIDYRHADGELQEEAYSAFTGALRERRRAGGTNTNLGLFVEDDWQIDSLTLTGGLRADRTRISGGFYRAVDASGALVSETIADDRSDWALSWRAGAAYEVSDALTVRAAAYTGMRLPTLNELYRPFVVFPVVTQANAALENERLRGFEAGFDLSATEDFRVSVTAFDNRVKNAIANVTLEPNLRQRQNLPAIDAQGVETVIKARIGEFSFDGSLAYTDATIDGKATSLALDGNRPPQTPRWAASATLGWAPSPDWDLALILRHVSTQFESDLETDPLESATTLGAFAQIPLGDGFNFVLRGENLTEERIVTRNSGGAIDLGVPRTVWAGFRYGF